The nucleotide sequence ATGATAATAAGTAGAGTCTATCCAATAAGATATTAGAACTTAATATGCCATCCGCACCATTGGTGCTTACCATGCGCACCACACGTGCTGAGCACCAACACATAGGCTGGATATGGATTGAGCGTTGCATTGTAATACTCAAAGAGCCATACAAAACTCGTTCTTAGAGTTTGGTATGGCTATTTTTTCTTTACCAACATAATTACCCTCTTATAACAGTCGCTGTTGGATTGATATTCTTTCCCTACAAAACTAATATTCTCCCATTACTTCCCTTCGGTCAGTAACACTGGTTTAGGAGAGAAGTCGAACGGTGAGACTTTAGATTAACGGCATTCCCGCCTCTTCACATGCTCTTCTCATTTCATCTGGCCAGATACTTGCTTGTATCTCACCGATATGCGCTTTGTGCAACATTATCATACAAAGGCGGCTTTGACCGATACCACCACCAATACACAATGGTAATTTGTCTGAGAGCAACTGCTGATGGAAATAAAGCTGTTCGCGCTCTTCTTGCTTCTCTATTGTCAACTGTCGAAGCAAAACCGTCTTATCCACACGGATACCCATAGAAGAGAGTTCAATACTACGACCTAAGATAGGATACCAAACGAGGATATCTCCATTCAACCCCATCTTACCATCTTCTGCCACCGTAGACCAGTCATCGTAATCAGCAGCACGCCCATCGTGCTTCTCGCCATTACTTAACCGGCACCCTATGCCTTCAATAAACACGGCACCATACTCTTTACAAATCGCATCTTCGCGTTCTTTTGCTGTCATTGTAGGATACATATCCAACAGGTCTTGTGCATGAATAAAATGAATCGACTGTGGAAGGAAAGGTTTCAGCTGAGGATAAGACTCACAAGTAAGAAACTCTGTGCGGAGAATAGCTGCATAGATTCGTCGAACAACATTCTCTAAAAAAATACGTGTTCTGTCGTTTTCGGTGATGACAGCCTCCCAGTCCCACTGGTCAACATAAAGTGAGTGAAGATTATCCAGCTCCTCGTCAGCACGAATCGCATTCATATCGGTATAGATACCATAACCTGGTTGAATAGCATATTCAGCTAACGTTAGTCGCTTCCACTTTGCCAGCGAGTGTACAACTTCAGCCTCAGCTTCTCCTAAGTCCTTGATTGGAAAAGAAACAGGGCGCTCAACACCATTCAAATCATCATTAATACCTAAACCTTTCAGTACGAACAGCGGTGCCGTAACACGACTTAAACGTAGTTCGGTAGCTAAATTTTGTTGGAAGAATTCTTTTATCAGTTTGATTCCTTGCTCAGTCTGGCGTTTGCCAAGTACTGCTTTATATCCTTCTGGTTTTATCAGTTGGCTCATTATATTTTCTTTCTATTGATTTTTTTATTAATTATCTTTATTGCTCACAAAGGTATATATTAATTATCAAACTGAAAAACAATAACTAACACAATACTGCAAAATAACAGATTTCATCTACGTTTTACAACATTATGACAATTTAGAGAAGAGCCTTGGTTTATTAAGCTTATTTTTCTTTTCTGCTGATAAGAAGTTTTCCCCATCAGAAACTTCTCTCATTGCATATAGAGTTCATTAACACATAACAGATGTAAAAACGACCTTAGATGAAAGATATTAGTCAGCTTGCGAAACATTACTTCTATACCAGAAACTTTAACAAGAATGTTTACTGTTCGTTTGGAGTTATGCAAACTTTAATGTATCTTTGCACAGTCATTAGGCTCCGTAGCTTAGCTGAATAGAGCGTCAGATTCCGGTTCTGAAGGTCTTGGGTTTGAATCCCAACGGAGTCACTAAAAGTGATGAACACCTTGATTACATTTAGCTGAATGAGGTCAGAAAAATGTTCTGAAGGTCTTGGGTTTGAATCCCAACGGAGTCACTAAAAGTGATGAATACCTTGATTACATTTAGCTGAATGAGGTCAGAAAAATGTTCTGAAGGTCTTGGGTTTGAATCCCAACGGAGTCACTAAAAGTGATGAACACCTTGGTTACATTTAGCTGAATGAGGTCAGAAAAATGTTCTAAAGGTCTTGGGTTTGAATCCCAACGGAGTCACTAAAAGTGATGAACACCTTGATTACATTTAGCTGAATGAGGTCAGAAAAATGTTCTGAAGGTCTTGGGTTTGAATCCCAACGGAGTCACTAAAAGTGATGAATACCTTGATTACATTTAGCTGAATGAGGTCAGAAAAATGTTCTGAAGGTCTTGGGTTTGAATCCCAACGGAGTCACTAAAAGTGATGAACACCTTGGTTACATTTAGCTGAATGAGGTCAGAAAAATGTTCTAAAGGTCTTGGGTTTGAATCCCAACGGAGTCACTAAAAGTGATGAACACCTTGATTACATTTAGCTGAATGAGGTCAGAAAAATGTTCTGAAGGTCTCAGAGAAAGAAAGAATAAGAATCACAGATTGTAACAAAGGATGTATGGTTGTTTGCTATTCATCCTTTTTTTGTTCAACCGAGTTAGCTTAAATATTGATTAATCCATCACAAAATTAAAAGTATGCAGAAGAAAAACAGAATTGGTCTACTCCCACGCGTTATCATCGCAATACTGCTTGGATTGTTTCTTGGCTATTATCTCCCAGACCCAGCAGTAAGAGCGTTTCTGACTTTTAACAGTATCTTCAGTCAGTTCCTCGGCTTTATGATACCACTGATCATCATTGGGCTGGTAACCCCTGCTATTGCAGGAATTGGCAAAGGAGCTGGCAAGTTACTGATAGTTACCGTAATCATTGCCTACGTTGATACTATCTTAGCAGGTGGATTGTCATACGGAGCAGGTACGTGGCTCTTCCCATCTATGATTGCCTCTACAGGAGGAAGTATGCCACAAATTGATAAAGCTACCGAACTGGCACCTTATTTTACAATCAATATCCCTGCTATGGTTGACGTAATGAGCAGTTTGGTATTCTCATTCATTGCAGGGCTGAGTATTGCACACTATGGTTTGCGCACTATGGAGAACCTCTTTAATGAGTTTAAAACCATAATTGAGAAGGTTATTGAGAAGGCTATTATCCCTCTCCTACCGCTTTACATCTTTGGTGTATTCCTTAGCATGACCCATAATGGGCAGGCAAGACAGGTGCTTTTAGTATTCTCACAGATAATCATTGTCATCCTCGTTCTGCATGTGCTCATCCTTATCTATGAATTCTGCATTGCAGGTGCTATCGTTAAGCGCAATCCTTTCAGACTACTCTGGAATATGTTGCCCGCTTATCTGACAGCATTAGGTACAAGTTCATCCGCAGCAACAATCCCTGTAACGCTGAAGCAGACAGAAAAGAACAATGTAAACAATGAGGTGGCTGGCTTTGTTGTACCTCTTTGTGCTACTATCCATCTTAGCGGAAGTGCTATGAAGATTACGGCTTGTGCATTGACTATCTGTCTATTGACAGGCTTACCACACGACCCAGGGTTATTCATTTACTTTATTCTTATGCTCTCTATCATTATGGTAGCAGCCCCTGGCGTCCCTGGTGGTGCGATTATGGCAGCCTTAGCTCCACTATCAAGCATCTTAGGATTTAACCAAGAGGAACAGGCTTTGATGATAGCATTGTACATTGCAATGGATAGTTTTGGTACTGCTTGCAACGTGACTGGTGATGGAGCTATTGCCATTGTTATTAATAAATTCTTTGGTAAGAAATAGTTAATTCACTTGTAAAAGTGCTTAACTCATCAGCTT is from Prevotella melaninogenica and encodes:
- the asnA gene encoding aspartate--ammonia ligase: MSQLIKPEGYKAVLGKRQTEQGIKLIKEFFQQNLATELRLSRVTAPLFVLKGLGINDDLNGVERPVSFPIKDLGEAEAEVVHSLAKWKRLTLAEYAIQPGYGIYTDMNAIRADEELDNLHSLYVDQWDWEAVITENDRTRIFLENVVRRIYAAILRTEFLTCESYPQLKPFLPQSIHFIHAQDLLDMYPTMTAKEREDAICKEYGAVFIEGIGCRLSNGEKHDGRAADYDDWSTVAEDGKMGLNGDILVWYPILGRSIELSSMGIRVDKTVLLRQLTIEKQEEREQLYFHQQLLSDKLPLCIGGGIGQSRLCMIMLHKAHIGEIQASIWPDEMRRACEEAGMPLI
- a CDS encoding dicarboxylate/amino acid:cation symporter codes for the protein MQKKNRIGLLPRVIIAILLGLFLGYYLPDPAVRAFLTFNSIFSQFLGFMIPLIIIGLVTPAIAGIGKGAGKLLIVTVIIAYVDTILAGGLSYGAGTWLFPSMIASTGGSMPQIDKATELAPYFTINIPAMVDVMSSLVFSFIAGLSIAHYGLRTMENLFNEFKTIIEKVIEKAIIPLLPLYIFGVFLSMTHNGQARQVLLVFSQIIIVILVLHVLILIYEFCIAGAIVKRNPFRLLWNMLPAYLTALGTSSSAATIPVTLKQTEKNNVNNEVAGFVVPLCATIHLSGSAMKITACALTICLLTGLPHDPGLFIYFILMLSIIMVAAPGVPGGAIMAALAPLSSILGFNQEEQALMIALYIAMDSFGTACNVTGDGAIAIVINKFFGKK